A genomic region of Limnochordia bacterium contains the following coding sequences:
- the argH gene encoding argininosuccinate lyase: MGKLWGGRFTKEAAAFANEFGASLKFDQRLYKYDIQGSIVQAKALVQAGVFTPDEAAGVIAALEDIDQDIATGKVQLSLGLEDIHTNIEALLTERVGDLGKKLHTGRSRNDQVALDIRLFLKDEIKRIMGLIHHLQSVLLDLAEEHQDTIIPGYTHLQRAQPILLAHHFLAYFHMLERDKERFADCAKRNDQSPLGAGALAGSGYPIDRHFVASELGLKCPMPNSIDAVSARDHLLEFMGASSILMSNLSRLCEELVIWHSVEFGFIEMDDAFATGSSIMPQKKNPDFAELIRGKTGRVYGNLVSLLTTMKGLPLAYNKDMQEDKEPLFDTIDTLTGCLEILAPMLATMKVKKENLAQGVQKGFLTATDLADYLAKRGVPFRQAHEIVGRCVLFCIESNRELWSLSLEELKELGALVDQDVYDHLDPRKSLNNRSVYGGTAPQQVKEAISEARKLLGQQEG, encoded by the coding sequence CCGCTTCACCAAAGAAGCGGCTGCATTTGCAAATGAATTTGGCGCGTCGCTGAAATTTGACCAGCGGCTGTATAAATATGATATCCAAGGCAGTATCGTGCAAGCGAAGGCCTTAGTCCAGGCAGGGGTGTTTACCCCCGACGAGGCGGCAGGGGTGATTGCTGCCCTAGAGGATATTGACCAGGATATTGCTACGGGCAAAGTTCAGCTGTCACTGGGTTTAGAGGATATTCACACCAACATTGAGGCCCTTTTGACTGAACGAGTGGGGGATCTGGGGAAAAAGCTGCATACCGGTCGCAGCCGAAACGATCAAGTGGCGCTTGACATTCGTCTATTCCTAAAGGATGAGATCAAGAGAATCATGGGGCTTATTCATCATCTCCAGTCGGTCCTACTCGATCTCGCAGAGGAACATCAGGACACGATTATTCCAGGGTATACCCATCTACAACGGGCTCAGCCAATTCTGCTTGCCCATCATTTCCTGGCCTACTTTCATATGCTAGAACGGGATAAGGAACGGTTTGCCGATTGTGCTAAACGAAATGATCAGTCGCCCTTAGGCGCTGGTGCCTTGGCTGGCTCGGGGTATCCCATTGATCGACATTTTGTGGCCTCAGAACTAGGTCTTAAGTGTCCGATGCCTAACAGTATTGATGCGGTCTCTGCTAGGGATCATCTACTGGAATTTATGGGTGCAAGCAGTATCTTAATGAGTAATCTCAGTCGGCTTTGTGAGGAACTGGTGATCTGGCACTCTGTGGAGTTTGGTTTCATTGAAATGGACGATGCCTTCGCTACCGGCAGCAGCATCATGCCGCAAAAGAAAAACCCTGACTTTGCGGAGCTGATTCGGGGCAAAACCGGACGGGTGTATGGTAACTTAGTCAGTCTTCTCACGACGATGAAAGGGCTGCCTCTAGCATATAATAAGGATATGCAAGAGGATAAGGAGCCCCTTTTTGATACCATAGATACACTTACCGGGTGTTTGGAGATCCTAGCCCCGATGCTAGCCACCATGAAGGTCAAGAAAGAAAACCTGGCCCAAGGGGTACAGAAGGGTTTTCTTACGGCCACCGACTTGGCGGACTATCTGGCCAAACGGGGCGTACCCTTCCGGCAGGCCCATGAAATTGTGGGTCGTTGTGTATTGTTTTGCATCGAGAGTAATCGGGAATTATGGAGTCTTAGCCTAGAGGAGCTTAAAGAACTAGGCGCCCTAGTGGATCAGGATGTCTACGACCACCTGGATCCCAGAAAGAGTCTGAATAACCGAAGTGTCTACGGGGGAACCGCTCCACAGCAAGTCAAAGAAGCTATCAGCGAAGCAAGAAAGCTTCTAGGGCAGCAAGAAGGATAA